In Lolium rigidum isolate FL_2022 chromosome 3, APGP_CSIRO_Lrig_0.1, whole genome shotgun sequence, the genomic window TTGGCTAGACAGCTCCATCCCTTGttagtgtgcttctgcatacaattatatttcatatatttgattatctgtgatgcaatggttggttaatttgtggctttggatgatcctgtgatcaccagGACTTCCTGTTGGCTTATCAACTTGTATGAATTCATTTCAATTGCTGTTGTTGCTTGTGGATCTAGCTCCTCACCAAGTAGTGGTGATTGATGTTGCTTGTGAAAGCAATACTGGTGGTTGATTGAAGGATTTGATACCTCTGGATGCATCTGTGTGTGTTGTTTTATTTATCtatgcttgtcagtgaagcttgGCTTCCTATTTCTGACAACAGACATGATCTACCTGATGCAGTAGTGATTGGGTGCATCCTATGCACTATCcggatggaaaccaacatgtgttggcacctcctgtgatgcatgaactccttggagtgatgatatgcttctcttgtggcttttctgtgtggctaggtagttgttgtgaccctagcaatgcttggtgtgctagtaaaggttgctcctacctcttctGTATGCTACTGTGCAATATTACTGGTAGTCATTCATGGGCTTTCAGtataattgatgttgaaatgaaatagacatataaatgtctatattctgatggtgTGGCTAGCTATGGGGTGCTAAGTGAATCTGTGTGGCTAGATAGGgattaaatccttgttggatttctctggttgtgtcactgtgctgACACATCCAGTGTTCCCTGGATAGTTTCCTTCTGGCTATTCATCCTTTTTGCTTGCACCACATggcttggtagccagatgatgatacaaacagggtttctacccttttcttttactgtgatgtatgcatgtgcttatgatatgagcaaaactgtggcttgctcatgattatctgtgtatacctcactccagctcctagaaaggttgttggtgtagagggtttgcttctttgATGATCTTAtgcctgccctgctcctcctgacttgctggtgatgcttggttGATTTCTGGAGATTggggaataggtgagacagctctggctgttcacctgttcttggtgttcttgagctgttcttgctagTTCTTACCCTGAAGCTTGTGTCGATGCtaatggctagggttttggctgtgaaaagtctTTATATGCCTGGCCCTTGCTTCTCGCGGTCGACAAGCACTTGcctggcatgtgttggtgactcctcactgtgttgtgtgtgtgtgctgcatgcacacagccttgtgagcaggctgtgtgtgtgtgtaaacCAGATACCTTGCACTTGGGctttgagaggatcagctcggcaggtcttgagaatatcctctcacttctcattttcttgctaacctgccaagtggcaatgccacttggcatcacACTTGTATTTGGTCTTTATTTGTGTGAATGCAGGGAACAAGGTGATGATCCAAAtggccatgaagatcatcaagtccaagatcaaatgaagattacTTTGTAGTATCTAGGATAGAATCttgccttgtacttttcttttattttcattttctatttttccaatttgtgtaatgtattgtaatatttcatatttctattctgaatattgtaattgacattgtattttgtgtgaatatcaataaagctcaattttccttaatgagctttctataattgttgttctatttatattcttgattacttataattgtttattgaattagctCAAGTGTGAATAATGAgatatccatttgatgtttgaatttgaatttcaaattcaaatttggtttgaattcaatcatacaacttaatttagaattcaatcatgcaacttaaagttgtgatgcaaactctcccctctcttctcaaaaccctagtttagttgaataaggaacagatttgtcgcactctcgaaaccctaaccctgtaaggtgtcgagagagaaacttgtaccccttcgatgcagtttttgtttaaaagcgcgaaatttccccagaatttgcaatgcaatgcacatccctttctaaaatctacccctcgatcgtctctaaacctgggacattacaatacGCTCGTACACATTCCCtctcatttgaacccccttcttagatcaaggcacctaaggagaaactaccgtggagctcgaagacaaaggagtcaactgcaacaagatgaagaatccaagcaaagaagtcaacttctgcagcaactagagtgaaaacttagactagtaatagaagggaacctttccctaatcctagcacctaagtagctagatttctatagcaagccaagtagctcttaagcttgagttagcaatcagTTAGACTATGagttgttcttctggagctttatttgaagttttacctcactgtaatgtAGGAGTCTGTGTTGATCTACTGTAAACAGTTTGtgcatccttctatagacatgccttggactcgcatatgtttctggtgaatcactctgagggatgtaatatgagtggaacggtgtttcatttgtacgtgttatgtcaacgacttgtgtactacaccatgcagtggtacgctgggtcatcacactaGCCGCACGAGAGGCGACTCGCGAGGCGATTTAGATATGTCCCTTGGGGGCATCATCCTTGGAGTTGTGCATCAGATAGATTGACCAATGGTTGGTATTGGTGGTGATGTTCCTTCTGGAGGTAGAGCGGTGTTTCTTCTACTGCGTCAACGGTGGAGGGTCTCGGTGGCGGGCGTGTGATGATGGACGCGTGTAGGACGGTGGCGTTGTCTGGCGTCGTCGTGACATTAATGGCATGCCTGGCATGGTCAACGCCTTGATCCTTGTCCTGAAGATGGGTCAGCGGAAGATGATAGTGGTGACTTCTAGAGCATGTGCAATCGTGTGTGTTGAGGGTTTACATCGGGTTTTCCTCCAGGCTCGCCGTTGGGCGATTTGGTAGGACTCCGATTTTAAGATGAGGTGGGTAGGTATGAGGTCAAGGCACATGGTCCGAACATGGCCACCCTTTCATCAAGCTTGTAGGTGTGGCAATAGCTATTGCGAGCAAGGTGGCttcatgttttcttttctttttgcggaATGTGCAAACGCTCGCTCACAAATACATACATacgctcacccctatgaacgcacacacgtacaccctaacgctatgagcacctccgggagACTACCATTGTATTTTCTTTGTAACACTGTGTTGAATAATATCAATAAAAAGGTTGTGTGTATTATTTTGATGCAGGGGCCGGCAATCTCCATCTGGGAAAAAATAATCTCATGGTATTGTTTTGTGAGAATTGCAGCATCAATAAGATTTCAAACATTCCAGCTTACATGAAATTCTCTATGGTGTAATCATTCAATACTTTGTGCAAGTTCAATCATACAAGACCTCCTTAGGTGTGGCTTGATTGTATGTTTTCTTATTTTAAATCGTGCAAATTATATTACTCTAGCATCTCAAGAAACTAACAAAAGACTCACCCCTAACTGCAAAGTAGGGTGAGCCGCTCAAACATAAAGAATGCCGCTCCCACCACCGCCCATAAATTCTCATCCTTCATGTCAAGATATGTGTGCATAGCATTAACATATGCTAATTGTTGATCATCAAGGTCATCCATGGTTATGAACATTATCTACTCTGCTTATATGCTCCATGGTCTTGGTCATCATATCCTCTCACATGACACTATAAGTCTATACTTTTCTTCCATGGTAACCTTTCGCTGCTTAATGACATCGTGCTCGTTTCACCTTGCTTTGGTCTTCCTCCCAGCCTTCATTTCTTTCCTTGTTGAGATCATATCTTGGAGAGCCTCCTGGAGTCCTGGTACACAACTCTCTCCTCTCCTTTGAAACTTTTTTTATTCTCTTACCTTCCCTATTAGGCATATTCCTCCTTGGCAGCGCTGAGCTTGGAGTGGAACTTCTACATCTCTCCTCCTTGTCTCATataatcatcaccaccatcaacgTATTTCACATCATCAAACCCTTGAGAGGAGGAAGTGCCTGACTTCATACTCTTGGTTGGAGATTCTTCATTTCTTGCCATCCATTTTACCATTGTGACATGGTAAAAGGCATGTGCTTCTTCATGTTTCTTTTTTGTACAGCTCTTGAGCAACGTTGACTTGTCCAATTGAACAAGTCATAAGCATTTTATAAAAGCAATATCTCATAAAATTGGTGCAAGACTATGAAATAGCACTAATACAGAGCAATACATAATACACCTTCATCGGCACCGGCACTCTATGGCCATACATGGTAAAAAGCGTGTGGGCGGTGAGGCATGCCAGAATTGGGCGCTCACGACCTGACCCACATCTGCGATGATCGTTGCCGGTGCGGGTTGGACGCTTTCCATATGTGACCATCAGTCGTAATGAAGGTTTGAAGATAACCGTCTGTgatgtactttcctatcactcataTAGTCCAAAAGTCATTTGGTTGGCCCCTCCCCACTCTCACTCCCTCTAATCGTAGTTGTCACTCCCTCTCCCTCTCAACCTCCGCCCAGTCCTCGCTAGTTCCTTAATAGAGGGTGTCGCCTCCTTCGCTGCATGCCCCATCTGTGCCATCATAGCGGCACAAGACATCATCTCCTCCGCCACAATCAGAGGTAGTATTATGTCATGCCAGGTGGCCACATGCCTTAGAACAACCCCTCTTAGGCATCCTAGTAAGTTTAAGGATGATAAATGGAAAACTTCCGGTAAGTAGGCAGTTATAAACACGTGACATCTTACAAATATTCACACTTCAAATGTATTTGAAGAGACATTCTGAATAAAATCCCAGAAGTGTAATACACATATGCACCACCAGTTCGAATATATGAGAGgcaaaatccaagaaaactacTATAGTATTCTCTGTAGTCTGTACTTTGTCTTCAGGAACCATAAACAATCTTACAAATATTCATACTTCAAATATACTTGAAGAGACATTCTGAAGAAAATCCCAGAAGCGTAACACAGATATGCACTGCCAGTTCGAATATATGAGATGCAATATCCAAGAAAACTACTTAagtattctatgtactttgtcttcAGGAACCATAAACAATCTTACTTTGTGTGTCACTTTGTAAGGAGAGCTTCAAGCAGTTGAGCAGTGGAAGATCTCAATGTAGGGGATACAGGAGAACTACCAAAGAAGCCATCATATAGAGCATAATTAACAGAAGCTGACTTGATCTCAGCATCAACTTGAGACGCATCCTGATTTGTCGAGATCGAGATCTACAAAAGCAGGAGTAACAAGGTGAAAACTCATCTAGCGCCATCAGGAATCAATTTCAACAAGTTAATCATTTTTTCaagttttgtttctctttttccACAAACTTGTATCAATGATTTTCCTTTTTATTCAAATGAATATTGGTCAGATAAAAATTTATTTGCATCTTGATGTGTGCCTGacaatttattttttaaaaaatggaaaacacTTGAACATTACTTCTCAAGTAAACCACGGACAAGTAATCGGCATGTGtgaccacttgaggtgggaaagaGGCCAGCATGCCCACTTTATACTCTTAGCTTGCCTCCTCGACTCGTCACTCAGTCGAGCAAGAACGCTAACAGTATGTTTTTAAGCAAAAAAGCATGGTTTTGCAGAGGATATTAGACACTTGTTCCAGTAACAAAATGTTTGCATTtccacatatgcaagtttttagctggtttattttggtttctaatAGAACAGAACTCATATTCATGATAGTACTACATAAGAAATTCAAAACAAGCTGATCTAGAAATCTAGCGCTTCAGAGTTGAGACCCGGTTAGGGAAGACTGAGATTCGAATTCAGGACTATTTGCAAAGTAGATACTATTAATTAAATTCCTTCACAATCAAAATGTAATTTGCAGTGAAATAATTCAGGGTGACTTCTTTTAGGCTCCTGCTTCTGCAGAAGCGGGCTTGTGAGCTGCGGACTGCGGTGTGAGGAAACGGTGGTCGAGAGAAATTCTACATGCTGCCCTGGAGACTTCTTTTGAGCTTCTACAAGTTTGGCCGCTGCCATAGATGGACGCCCGTCGTCCGGAGGCCGGGACGGCTCTCCGAAGCTCTCTGGAGTGAGAGGTCTCACGCATCAGAAGCGCAGCGAAGTCCTACGTAGATTAGCGGCTGTGGGGAGCCAGATAGTCGCCGGAATTGGCGCCGGCGACCACCGGAACGGCGGAGTTCGGCGGCTCACGGCGGTGGCGCATTACAGAGCAGTAGACGGCGAGGAGGAGCCGTTCGAACCATGCACTCACCCTGGAGCTCGTGGAGGGGTTGTTGAACGCGCAGGAGGTCTGACGTCGCCGGCACGAATGGGGAACATGACGGCCGGAGACGGTGAAGAGGTGGGCGGTGAGCTCGATTTCTGCCATCCCATGCCAATTCCTTCAGCCAGGATGATGGTAACGACGAGGCAGAGAGAGGGGAGTGCTCATCATACGAGCTCGAGAAGAAGAATGGCAGAATCAAGATATGGGATCTGGCTACGGTTGCGTGAAGCATTATTTGTTTTTTTACTTCCCAAAAGTTTTTTTCCCGCGGTGGCAATCTGCTGTAAATAGAAGAAAAAAGGGGGGCAAAGATGGGTACCGATTCGGATCCAACAAGGGAAGCTCGGGAAGCTGCCCGGAAACTGGTCGAGGCCAGCTTCTGGCATTACACGCAGCAAGAGTTTCACAGTGAAAATAAGCTACGGACCAGCCggagacttcttttgggcttgtgcTGCCCATGACCTCGAAGCCGTgcgagaagcccaaaagaagtcaccctcaATCTAGTGTTAAGCCTAAATAGATTTGAGTTTTGTTCCTACGCCTGGAGAGAACAAATTTGGAGGAGCCTTGCATTATGGGTTGGACATGGATCGGAGATCCGTAACCCAGCCTCGTGGAGAATCATACCTAGCAACACTCCTTGCACTGCTAGTGGACTTACCACAGGCAGAGGCCAGAACAATGGTCAAAAGTTTGAAGTCATCGAAATCCTAAAATGTTTCAATAGTAGATCGATCTTTTGATTCTAGTGGCAAAAATTGAGGAGCGGCAGCTTGGATCGTGGCCAGCTGCAAAGGCATTGCCACCTAAATGTAGGAGAAGCTTTTCGTCTTTATCTATGGAAAATATAAATCCATTGCGATCTTTAAAACAAATCCGATTTTAGTGCCTAGGAGTTTTTATCTTGCCAGGACAGAGCATGTTCAAACATTCACTATATCTATTTTGTAGTAATGATATTAACTTATTACAACACTAATGAGGGGCATGGCAGCCTTTGTAGGGAACTTATGTATGCAATATCATAGTTTATTTTGGAACAATTGCAATTTGCAAGTTTCCCCAAAATGTTAAAGTTTTGAATCTAAATGTTGAAAGTACTTGATCATTAACTCACCAGCATCACTGATGGTCCCGACCAGGTTAAATAGATGCTTGTTCCCTGTTTGAGATTGCGCCCTAAAAAGATATTTCGGAAGGTTGACAATGAAGATTCTTCCTCAGCAGTTGGTTTTTTTATTTGGCGAGCAATAACGTCATCCAAAGCCTTCATGAAGGTCTTGCCATCAACATCTCTAACAAGAGTTATACTCAGAGATTTCAAAACTGGTGCTGCATAGTACACAGTTCTATCAGAATGTATTACAATTTCATCCTTCGGCTTTTGCTAGTTGGAGCTTGGCTCTTACCTTTAAAAATGGAGTCAAAAACCGTggaagcatcaaaagtctcaatGCCAACCTTTTTTCTCCACTGCTCGGTATCAACTCCAATGGAGTAATCCACATAGAATGCAGCGGCATATACTTTGACAAAGAACTTATCTCTGTAACCTAGAGTGAGCTAAAATTCAAATTGCAAACTGTGAACAATATAACACTGTCATAAGTTAAGAATATGAACTATACTTACAATAACAGCACATGCCAATTAAGTAACCTACTTGATCCATTTGATTCTTTTATGATTTTCGTATTGAAAGAGGGTGTGGTCTAGCCCTCTGTTACATGCATGCAAGACTTATTAGATGTTTGGGGCTCAAACAAAGAAAATAGCCAGAGCCACACAGAGACGTCAAACATGTATGGATATGCTAGAACATTCCATGTAAACGGTTTCATAAAAGTAGTGCAAGATCACAGGCCCATCTGAAACAGATAAGGTCTGAAACAATCATTAAAAAGAGGTAGCAAGTAGAAGCCGTTCGAATTGGAATTAGACAAGAATCATGATCAAAACGTTCAGTTCACTTGGAACAATAGAAAAGAGACCAATGCAAGATAAAACAAGTTGGTGAACATGAATGATGTGTTAGCTAGAGGCAGCGAGCTATAACTTTTCAGTTCAGGGTATTGGATTGAAACAGCAATCCATTCAAAAGAGTGCTGAGCTTAGGCCCATAAAATAGTAGAATAGTTCAAGGGTACTCGAAGTGTATGTGAAAACAACAAGATCTCAACCAAATGGTTCGACTTTCCCATTGTAACATCGAGGACGATGCCCATGACAGTGAGTTTGATTGCACAGCCAATGTGAGCATATTTGAGCTAGGCCAACATGTTTCTATGATCTTCAGCTTCAAAGTTGTAACTAATGGCAGTTGCATGGGAACACTAACATCAATAGTAACCGTACAAGGGCATCATGACTGCTTTTGTTCACCTCTTCACTAATGCCAAACTAAGATTATACTTACCAATTATCACATTGCCTACAAAGTCTTCATTTACCGTGTACACCATAAGTATAAAGAAGATCGCTGACAATCAGCATATGAGTGAAAGAGACATTGAAGGTACATAACTAATGAACCGGGTGGTTTCATCTAGGGAAGGCAATGACATACAAAAACTAGAGTCTAGACTTGGTTCCGTTCTGATTTCATTTAGATCAGAACACACATGCATGTCAGGATTACGACTACGAGATGCCATATGTTGATCGACTGGGGTTATGAGTTTCATAGTTATTGCAAGCCTACAAATATGGCTAATAGTTAAGTTCCTTCCATTCTTCTCACTCCTCTGCTTTTGTTACAAATGATTGCATATATATGTCAAAAGTCCCACTTTAAAATGAGGTGGGTCTTGGTTAGAAACAATAGCAGCGTGACAAGTTGGATAAACTGAGATATTATTAAAGCAAGGTTGGATCCAGATTCAGTATGTCCGCTTACACGTAATACAGCATATTGTGATCACTAACATATTAGTGTTATTATATATTGAAGTCACTACATAAATATTGTTTGTAGCAACCAGGAATAAAGTATGAACTGCTGCAGGAACACATGGCGAATAGTTTTAAATTGTTCTTCCTATTGTGTCAATCTGTCAAATTAATGGTAAAAAATTGGATGTTTGTGCATAAttcgtactccctccgtcccaaaataagcTGCTCAAGTTTATCTAGAATTCTAGATACagttgtatctagacatgtttttagtgtgtagatacatttgtatctagaaaaagttgagcaagttattctgggacagagggagtactattgGTTCTTTAGCAACAAAGAATGGATAAGAGTACTATTCTTATGTTATGAGGATATGGAGGTGAAGAATGTACTGCCAGCCTGCCAATTTTAATTCAGAAGCACATGAGCAAGAAAATGTACCTGTGCCAAGTACGATCAAAGGCTCTGTGGAGCCTGGAACCATTAACTCTCTAGAGAACTTCACATTTGTTGTGCCTTCTATAACAAAAGCATCACCAACTACAGCCAAAGTAGAAAAAGAAATGACGAGTCATCCTTATGAGTTATGATTCAGATATTGAAAGTTAATCTTGGATAACATTTCAAAGAACAAACGTAAGCGCACATCCTCTTCTCTGAAGTGTGAAATGCAACATAGTATCAGGTCCAACCATGTGGATACTTGTCTTACTAAATGACACCATTTATTAACTGGGTCAGCAGCATTGGGTCATAGAAGATAGCACCAGTTTAAGTATGTGAACAGAGTGTTGGAACAATAATCAAATGTTCTCCAAAATCCTATATGTGAGTTGGAATTAGTTTCCATGTTCTACTCGGTATTGGCTTGCATGTCGTACGTGAGTTGGTTTTAACTGGCGGTCAAGGATGCTGTGTGATTAGATTAGGAAAGCAACAATACTGAGTCTGGTTTAGAGTCCAGTCCGAGTTGCACACGACTCGGTGTTTGAGTTGTGCTAGTGAGTCTGGGTAGGACATGTTACTCCCCTTTCAAATCCAATCTCATATACATTGCTACTCTATCTTTTTGACTTTTTCTagattttttcgaaatggggatcacCCCGGccgcccggcctctgcatcaaattgatgcacacaaccttttattaatATCTTTTTCTAGATAATGGAaggaaacctttcccggcccctgcATCAGGCTATCAGAGTTGCACACAGCTACTCTCCACATTCTAGTTTACAAACGCGTGTATTAAAAAAAAATCCTCACGCAAGTATTTCGGTTACCCAACTCGGTTACAAAGACCACAATGCATGTGGCTTTCGGTACATAGAGATAGAGGTGCGCACAAAGAAGAATGGCTCCTCACCTGCGCCTCCTTCCGCTGCGAATGGGATTTGCggcctccgtgcgccgccgccgcgcgcgacgCGGCAGCCGCTAGCCAGTCGAGAAGCAGAGCCCGGCAGCGCGTCTCCAGGAGAAAGGAGACGCGTACGGAGGAAGGCCGCAGCGGGCCTCGGAAAGGAAGAACCGGCCAGCGAAGGGGCCACGACAGTAGCAGCTATCATCGCCGCGGCGACCTTGTTCTGGCTGGGCGGGGAGGCGGAGACTGGATTGAGTTTGGGGAAGAGGACGCGGGACGACGGGTCCGCTCACAAATCGATAGAAGACCAGCCAGAGTTTACCTTATCCTACGCGTGGGCAAACCACAGCATGGGCCAGGTTTCGGGCCGGCTGGACCTGTTAAAGCCCGACCTGCAAAAGTCaagcccggcccgaggcccggaaAATGCCTATTTTTGTCTTTGAAATACTGAACTAATTAATCCCAGGAACAAAAGTACTCAATATATAATTCACCAATTTCAGGCTTTAGGCAaaaatcttagagcatctccagtcgcgtccccccaaaccgtgccggatcgagcgtttgggagacgtgttttgttcgtgccgcattTGGGAGACGTCGTTgctcagtcgcgtccccaaacggcGTCCCCAAACATTAAATAAGGAtttttgaaaacacaaccatttattaaatatagcatacaaataaatatatttgcggagattgtttttaaattaaaatacgaCGAAcaataaaacaacaaacaaatagGGCTAGATCAATGTGCCGcggctgaaagatcgagatgtcgcctagagggggagtgaataggcaattacaaactcttgcggatttgtcttgtaagaatgcggaattaaactatcgtttagtttacaagcacaaaccctaaatatgctaagctcaactaaatgtaacaatagcaactagagctaagcaagataggcacaagatatatgtagcacaagtgatagcaagatatatgtacttcaagcacgatggctatcacaaggaaagagagctcggatatagaaataaccgaggcacgcggagacgaggatgtattcccgtgttcccttcctttgcaagaaggtacgtcacgtttggaggagtggaggtcccacgaaggatttcccgcgccacgaaggctcaccctattctctgaaccacacccacgaaggataatggccctttccttatggttagctcttcctccgctccggagatggcaagctccacaaccacttcacaagctccatgaaggagaagctgtaggataacgttgcatagaaaacaaaaattttcctaccgcgaacacgcaatccaagccaagatgcaatgtagaagacggtagcaacgagggggtatcgagtctcacccttgaagagattccaaagcctacaagatgaggctcttgttgctgcggtagacgttcactttccgcttgcaaaagcgcgtagaagatcttgatcacgatcgcttccggcgccacgaacgggcagcacctccgtactcggtcacacgttcggttgttgatgaagacgacgtccacctccccgttccagcgggcagcagaagtagtagctcctcttgaatccgacagacacgacggcgtggtgctcggtggtggtggagaaatccggcggagcttcgcttaagcgtgcgggatgtggtggaggagagagaccgctagggtttggggagaggggcacggctagggcacccttgaggggtgcggccatggtggtggcttgagtggccggccagcccctctctcccctctttatataggtggaggccccaaggtttaggtcaaaagagtccgaataagaccccaacaaaaccttccaagtgtccaaacctaggggagtgggactccccctttccttggtggggtggccggccaccatggtggggagtccacttgggactcctcctcccttaggttggccggccaaggtgggtggagtccctctgggactccaccttccatccttatttcttccggacttttctagaaccttctagaaccttccgtagaaccttccggatcattttaattcacataaaatgacatcctatatatgaatcttattctccggaccattccggaactcctcgtgatgtccggatcttatccgggactccgaacaaaaattcgaactccattccatattcaagttctaccatttcaacatccaactttaagtgtgtcaccctacggttcgtgaactatgcggacat contains:
- the LOC124702572 gene encoding fatty-acid-binding protein 3, chloroplastic-like, with the protein product MIAATVVAPSLAGSSFPRPAAAFLRTRLLSPGDALPGSASRLASGCRVARGGGARRPQIPFAAEGGAVGDAFVIEGTTNVKFSRELMVPGSTEPLIVLGTGYRDKFFVKVYAAAFYVDYSIGVDTEQWRKKVGIETFDASTVFDSIFKAPVLKSLSITLVRDVDGKTFMKALDDVIARQIKKPTAEEESSLSTFRNIFLGRNLKQGTSIYLTWSGPSVMLISISTNQDASQVDAEIKSASVNYALYDGFFGSSPVSPTLRSSTAQLLEALLTK